The Acipenser ruthenus chromosome 28, fAciRut3.2 maternal haplotype, whole genome shotgun sequence sequence GAGGACTCCTGAGTGCTGCTACTGTTGGAGTTCAATAAATGGGTACTACTTAGGGGAAATGTAGTAAACCAACCTGAAATAATTTAACATCTCAACTTGTGCACATGATGTGACCTGTTCTGAGAAAACGGTTAAGTAGGGGGAAAGCATTCTACTTGCATACTACCCTCATGTTAATTAACTTGTTGAAGCGTTCCCTGGATATTTTCCTACCTTGATGAATTGAAGTTCTATAAACTCAGATGAGACTTACTACAGGCTGTATAACTCCTGTGATAACAATACTAGTCAATTCAGAATAAACAGTACCAGACCATTTTAATAACAATTCTCAACAAGATACTTCCATTAACCAGGAGATGGGAATCCTTTCTCAGTTATACCCTATCCATGGATGGGTTGTCTCATTTTAATGCCTCCTCAAAAATAACCAAAGGCAGACCTTGTCTGTTAAGAGCACTGCTTTTGGTCACTGGGCCACAGTTCTTGTTtgtctgcagtttgtttgtttcaaatgaGAATAAGACCTGGATTAGCACAGTGATTACTCACATTGCAGATTTTGCTAATCTTCTCAAGTGACCTTTCTGTAATAAGAACCTTGTTTGGTTTCGGTTGAATACAAATTGTTGGCGTCCCTAGTTACTTAACATGTGTTAGCATTGGTACATAGGTGTGATAGCCCTAGGGGAAAGGCCATTGACTTGCAGATACTGGTTTGTATGTGTAAACTATGTAATGGAGTAATGTACTACAGGTAGATATTTTACATATCCTGGATAACATCCCATCTGTTCAGATCACTTTATTAGTTGATAATGTAAAGATCAACCTGAATGTTAGTTCAATGTTTTGCATCCCTTTTTTTCTTCTCTCCTTATAAGCTCCATACTGGTGCTGCTCCCAAATTGAATTGATTCAAATTGCCTTTTTTGGAGCTTGGCTCATGGGCATGAAGTGCTAATGTGGATGGAAAAATCAATCCTTTTGTTTTCCTGCGTCTTTATTGATTTGAATAACCCCTGGTCGTGGTTGTCACATGGTGTTTGGAACTTGTTTTAATGGAATCCTTCAATACCATATTCcatgtataaatacatttcaggggaATGCTGTGAAAAATGGATTCAAGTGGAACCGCtatcaatgtgtgtgttttggtaGCCCTGTAGTGACTTCATGAAGAGTTCTGGTACGATTTAGAATATATACACCTCCGTTCTTCTTTGTTGGTGATCCCGTTTTGATAAGGAATGACATAACCAGAACTCCCATGTGTAATTTAATCAATGAAGCAAATTTCTCTAATTTTGAAAACCCAGCAACTACTGTAGTGTCATGAGGTTTGGTCGAGATAGAAAACCCTTATGGTGTGCTTTGGCATTTTCTTTCAAAGGTGACCTGAAGCTACATCATTCTTCAATTGATATGTTTCAACAAGGACCTGAAGGAATTCACCACCCCTGAGGAGACAGTTTAGGATTAAATACGCGCATACCTTGTGAAACAGATCAGACATTTAGAATGGTTGGGGGGCATTGTTTTGGAAGTGATGGAAGTCTCTAATAGAGTATGCTTGAAACTGGTACAGAAAAAGTCATGTTAGATTAGATATATACAAAGCTTTCTGATAAAGGATCTTGACAACTTTAGGCATGTGTGATATTATTGATGAACAAAGAAAAAGCTCCTGATGTCAGCTCTTAAGGGTACCAGGTAATTACTGTTCATTAAAACCAGAAGACTCTTGtatataattataattgtaaAGGTTACTGGAACATTTTCCAATAAGGCATCTGTTggtattatatataataaataaacagaaacctatCTGCTAATAAATTCTGTTGCAgactaaatatatttaaatagaaactCTCAAGACTATTTTAATGCAACACTTTTCCCAGGATTGTAAAATACAGCTCTCCAATTCCAGATTTCAAGAGCTGTGAAGCATAGACTAGCCTTAGATTTTGTAAAGGGAAAATATACCCATAATGTTAACTCTTTCAATACATGTGTTTTTACCTGTGTTCTACTATCTTCCCTCTCAGAATGCGTGGTCTCTTCTCATTGGTTGTTGTCCTACTGGTGGTTCTGATGGCAGTGACCTCAGAAGCTGGGAAAAATAATGAAGGTGAGTGACAGTGCATAGTTTTGTGTTCCATCTGAACCTCAGGTGGAACACCGGAGTGTCTTAATAGTGCCATTCCTTTTGAATTTTGGTTTAGATAAAAAGGACTTGAAAGGCATTGCATGTATCTACTATGCATTAGCTTCCAGTTTGAAAGCTTATATTTCTGACCCTTAAATTTCAATGTTTGCATTTACTCCAACAAATGAATCAAGACTTTGAATACTTGCCACATTTTAAATCCTGTGAGGAGTTGATGTAGGAGGTTAACCCTTTTTAAAGGTGTGACTTTCTAGCTGTTCAAACTAAGTGGTCTTCAAGAGGTCATTAGTGCCTCCTGACTATTCAATACCTGCATGTAGTCTGTCAGCATTTCAGTCTGCTTGATAGTCCAGAGCTGTTTAAACTCTCTGAGAGAAGCAATcgtgcataaaaaaacaaaacctggtCATGTGTTTTTCGATTTGATTTCAAGCTTCATTTTCATGGGTGCATGCACAAGAGACCCAGAATGCAATTTATATAACCTCCCCCAAAAATTGAAGAAAAAAGCAGAAAATTGAGCATATAGAATACAATCCCTGTATCCATTTTAAACTGTCCTCGGGAGTACTGAGATTCTAGAAAGCGATGTTGACCTCCATGTTGGCATACTATGCCCCTGTCCTCTTCCCAAAAGGAGCTTGTATTTCAAGGGTCTAGTGCAATACAGGTATTTACTGAGACATCTCTTCTGATTCCCTGCAGATAAGGGAAAGGGCAAGGGCGGTTCTGACTGCAGTGAGTGGGTGTGGGGCCCTTGTGTGCCAAACCGTAGGGACTGCGGAGCTGGCTCTCGACAGGGCACCTGCCAAGAGGAGACCAAGAAACTCAAGTGCAGAGTTCCCTGCAACTGGAAGAAGGACTTCGGGGGTAAGTGGAGAATATCAGCTGTTTCCGTATAAGCAATATCAAAGGGAATTCCTTGTTTTGGAGTGAAAAAAGGGCTGATGGTGTACAGGAGTATTGAGCTCGTGGCAATGAGTTATCTACTCTGAGTTATCTACTTGTACTTCCAGCTGACTGCAAGTACAAGTTTGGAAGGTGGGAGGAGTGTGACACTGTCACGGGTGTGAAGAATCGTTCTGGTATCCTCAAAAAGGCAATGTACAATGCTGAGTGCCTGCCGACCATTCAAGTGTCCACGCCTTGCTCCCCCAAGACCAAGTCAAAGTCCAAAGGTCTGTTCTCCTTGTTTTTCTTAACTTCATCTCATTGCAGATGAGCTTATGCTGATGTCGCACCTGGCACAATGCATGTTTTCGGTTTTTGAAAGAAACAAGATCTGTTTATTTTCTTGTAATGACtcccacaattaaacaatttaagtAAAGGTTTGTGTTTATGGTtaagtttatttttcatatatgattTTAGTACTACACTTGTCagctgtgttttttaatttgtgttttcttACATCTAATCTGCTTATTTGTCATATAAATAAGGGAGAAAGAGGGCTTAGTCTACTTGCTAATGGCTTGCtctctctcaaaataaaatgttgtgacTGTTTTCTAAAATGTGTCCTCCTGTTTATTTCTGTCCCTAACAGACAAAAAGGGGAAGGGAAAAGAGAACTAAAGATGTCTCGGCGATGTACACGCAATAATTCCATCTTCTCTCAGCTCCAGGCTCCACGCTACAGCACAATCTTGCTTCCACCTCCCTCTTTGCCAGCATTTCTGGACAACTGGCATTGTGTAACTGGTATTATAGACCTgcctcctttttaaaaaaaaaaaaaaaaaaagtgtagacAAGACcagttcctttttttaattgtacagtactttgtgtttttgttttatcagtTTTTGTAGACTGTCTTGTATGTTAAACACATAGGGGAAAAATGTAACTGATagcatattttaattttttttatcatgcttCCTTTACAAACAAGAATttggggggagggtggggggggggagaaatGGATTGGTGGTTAATAAGATTATCCAGCAACTCGGTGGACAGTTATATAAAATATGGTACTTCCTAGAAGACTGAGCAAGTAggctgtttgttttaatttttatgaTTTTTACAGAAATAGTGTTTGGGTTATTCACTTCCAGCCATTATTGGAAAGTTGTTATAATTTAAGTTTGTGTGCAATtaggtagtgttttttttttttttttttttttttgttttttttttaaaggagaagtttttttttttttttctttgaaactcTTTGCTGAAAACCTATACAATGCTAGTAGTGTATACAACCCGCGCATTTTTGCTGTTTGCCCCggcaggggggcgggggggggggggtgtagaaaaaaaaaagtttaggctataatttttttttccaataaaaaattctttttaaatgttgtcGAAAGCTTGTTTTCTTCAACCCTTTCAAAGTAATGGTCAGCTGATGTATCTTCACACTGCAGACACTTCCAATTGAGAGATCAACATGCCACTCTCTTCATTCACAATCTCACCAGATGGTATTTCAATATTGTGAATAAGGTATTGGTTAACTCTAATTGGTTAAATCCAGGGCTCTGACCCTTATCCACTGTGCTTGCCTTATTTCATTTAGTAAGGTCTGATATCTAGACTGCACTACATTTTTCTGCTATTGCACCCATTACATTTTCCCTTCTCTCATTAAACtatcatacatttatttttagaattaggattttatttatttttttatcataaaGTACACAATAAGGGCAGGTTGAAAATCTAACCCCTTGTTAAAACAATGTTGTTACTTAACTGAGCAGCTTGGTGCTTTGTTCCAACTGAACTAAATTAAACCTAGGTGTTGAAATAAACTGAAAACCCGGTTTGCACAAGGTACTGGATTGGAATGTGCTAAGAAAGCTGCAGGAAGAACCACTGGCCATGACCCGAATTCAAACTGTAATCTcttccaaataattacaaaatcaAGAAGGAAAATGAAAACTACAAGCACCCAGCATCAGTCAGTAGACCTTGTGACTTGAACCCTtctgagttttttgtttttttattttaattggtaaTGGTAATGGTTTCCCTGTAGCAGGTGTTAATTACATAGCTGATGGATCAATTAAGGGTGTAAGAGTAAGTGAATGGGAGCCAGGTGTTTTGTGTCGAGAGAGACCGGCCAGCAAAGTGATGAGAGATACTGCTGGAAGTTCTGGATCATACTCTGATAACGGTTTCCTTTGGTGTGCTGCAGGAGTGGCACTGCTTGGACTGGGTAAGGTAGTGTCTTTAGCAGATATTAAGTGGATGTGCCAAagatttgtttggtttgtttttcttaCTAGCTGAATTTGTTGAGGATTCTTGTTTGTTTCATGTTTCTTGTTCTTCTCTGGGATTGTGTTGCTTGAACTTTTTAAAGGATTACTAAACATGcattaattgaataattacccTGGTGCCCTATCTGAAACCTCACATAGAGAATACCCAGAATTGTGATTGCACCTCTGTGTTTAATTCCTAAAATAAATAGAAGATAGAGCAAAGTCATATTCATTCCAATTGCATCCTATGTATAAGAAACTGATTACATCCAATTATATCTCgtttgttttaatgtatatatatttttaaatagagtATGGATAATTTGCAGTTCACCTCTGTAAATAGTTTCCCTTAAAGGAGAGACATACGAAATTACACCAGAagcgtgctctctctctctctctctctctctctctctctctctctcgctctctctttcttgATCTTGGTACTCCACACTGTTCATGCTTGCAGTGTTTCTCTGCAGGACCTCACTGAGGGTGCTGGAGAAATGCATTGTAACGCTGTGTGCATCTTGCAGAACAGATCCTGCTTGTGTGCTttggttttaattattatttctaacTAACAAAAGTAAAATGAGGGCGCATAAGTCGCTGAAGTGAATAAGCCTTTtttaagtgcaaaaaaaaaaaaaaagattatttgttgttgtttgatgGGGAGTGGCGGATCCGAACCGGGAGAAAATATTTGGGGGACGGGGGGGGAGCTGTTGTGTGCTGGAGTGCAGTATTCAGAACAAAATGCATCGACCAGCGCTGACACAAGTGCACTAGGGGATGCAGTAATAAGGACATCATGACAGTTCCTTTTGGGTTGTGTCTGCCCTTCCTTTCAAATCCCAAAGTCACCT is a genomic window containing:
- the LOC117434597 gene encoding midkine-B-like, whose protein sequence is MRGLFSLVVVLLVVLMAVTSEAGKNNEDKGKGKGGSDCSEWVWGPCVPNRRDCGAGSRQGTCQEETKKLKCRVPCNWKKDFGADCKYKFGRWEECDTVTGVKNRSGILKKAMYNAECLPTIQVSTPCSPKTKSKSKDKKGKGKEN